agtagtaaataaaactaagcaagacaaaaacaaagtaaagagattgcgatgtggagactccccttgcagcgtgtcttgatctcccggcaacggcgctttaaaagatttgctggcgtgtagttgacgtgggagttagaagtcttcttttcttcagttccccggcaacggcgccagaaaaagagcttgatacgcgtacagcacgcgtccgttgggaaccccaagaggaaggtgtgatgcgtacagcggcaagttttccctcagtatgaaaccaaggtttatcgaaccagtaggagccaagaagcacgttgaaggttgatggcggcgagatgtagtgcagcgcaacaccagggattccggcgccaacgtggaatctgcacaacacaaaccaagtactttgccccaacgaaacagcgaggttgtcaatctcaccggcttgctgtaacaaaggattagatgtatagtgtggaagatgattgtttgcgtaaaaacagtagaacaagattaaaagagattgtatttcagtaatgagaattggaccggggtccacagttcactagaggtgtctctcccataagataaaaagcatgttgggtgaacaaattacagttgggaaattgacaaataaagagggcatgaccatgcacatacatattatgatgagtatagtgagatttaattgggcattacgacaaagtacatagaccgctatccagcatgcatctatgcctaaaaagtccaccttcgtgttatcatccgaaccccctccgtattaagttgctaacaacagacaattgcattaagtattgcgcgtaatgtaatcaataactacatcctcggacatagcatcaatgttttatccctagtggcaacagcacatccataatcttagagatttctgtcacttccctagattcacggagacatgaacccactatcgagcataaatactccctcttggagttacaagcatctacttggccagagcatctactagtaacggagagcatgcaagatcataaacaacacatagatataaattgataatcaacataacaagtattctctattcatcggatcccaacaaacacaacatatagaattacagatagatgatcttgatcatgttcggcagctcacaagacccgacaattaagcataatggggagaagacaaccatctagctactgctatggacccatagtccaggggtagacttctcactcatcactccggaggcgaccatggcggcgtagagtcctccgggagatgattcccctctccggcagggtgccggaggcgatctcctgaatcccccgagatgggattggcggcggcggtgtctctggaaggttttccgtatcgtggctctcggtactgggggtttcgcgacgaaggctatttgtaggcggaagggcaggtcaaggggcgtcacgaggggcccacaccctaggtcggcacggccagggcttgggccgcgccgccctatggtttggccacctcgtggccccacttcgtctcctcttcggtcttctggaagcttcgtggcaaaataggaccctgggcgttgatttcgtccaattccgagaatatttccttactaggatttctgaaaccaaaaacagcagaaaacaaagaatcggcacttcggcatgttgttaataggttagttccagaaaatgcacgaatatgacataaagtgtgcataaaacatgtagatatcatcaataatgtggcatggaacataagaaattatcgatacgtcggagacgtatcaccctccgGCAGCCGCCTCGAACAAGCCCTTGTCTTCTTCCTAGGCTCTGGTCAGTCCAGGTCTCGGAGCGTTCCCCTGCCAACAGGAGCACACGATTTCTCTAAGGTATGCCTACAATCTAGCAGTCGAAATTGGTAACCATCGTTGATTGTGCTATGTCCGGCGACCGGCAGTACGTCATTAGGGATAAAATGCATGCGCTACTAGGGTAGCTTGTCGAGGTGTTGCATGCGCATTGTAGATTTCCCAATTTGGTCAGTGCATTTGTCGGGGCGTGAAATGATTGCACAACCCGATTTGGAAAATTAGGACAAAACTTGCAATGTTCTGGACAATGCTATTGTAGATTTCGGTAATGTTGTGGCAAGATTGATCAAGACAGTTCCAAAGCTGTCAATCATGCTCTGGATGATGATCAACATATTGACAGTGTCAAAGCTGTTCATCAGGTGTTAATCATGCTCTCGATGATCAACACATTGATATTGCCAAAGTTGTTGATCATGGTCTTGGTCATGCTCTGGATGATGATCGATACATTGACAGTGCCAAAGCTATTGATCATGGTCTTGGTCATGCTCTGGATGATGATCAACATATTGACAGTGCCAAAGCTCTTGATCATGCTATGGATCAAGATCAGGTCATTGACAGCTTGACGTCCTTGATCATGCCACTTACACGAACTTGCTTATCTGATTAGGTCATCAAGCTCGAGTGCGATAGGGTGGGAAAGGGGTGGTTCCCTCCACTCGGCTACCAGGAGAACATCGTCTTGAACCGCTGGACGAGCACTATGAAGCCGGAGGTGCTAGGTAGGGTGGTGGTTGTGCTGATGCCACCTCCCACTGTGGGCCGCCAGCCTAAGCTGGGGCACCTCGCTAGGTCGCTAATGTCGCGGAGGTTCTACGTGCAACTCAGCACGGACGACCTCCACATGCTCGTCGTGCCGCCATGGTTCCAGGATGCACTTCGGGAGTGGATCAAGATCCCACTGGCACACAGTGTGCCTTTGTCTGCCTGCCGGTCATGCGACGAGTGGGTGCAGGTCACCTACCATGGTGGCCACGTGGTCTTTGGCAGGAACTGGGCGCAAACGATCTGCAAGTACGATCTCCATTACGACGATATCATGGATTTCAATGACCAAGCCTTCATCTTGAAGATGATCCTTTACAAGGTCGATTGCTCCACCGCCAGGATCTACACCTGCCCAATCACGGCTAGGCGGAGGCGACCCTCCTTTTATCTGCATGTCTGTTAATTATATCCAAATGTAGTTGTAGTGGTACTTCTCAACCTATGCATACAAGACAATGATTTGGTGTTTGATCAAGGCGTTTTACGAGCTTATGTCGCCCTAGAACATCGTTACTTTTGATCAGGGCATATTTGTAAGCCCTGAAGTTAGCTAATTATGTTTGCTCTCTTGAGTGATGGGTACTATCTTGGTAACGGCTAGTTTGGGATAAGAGAGCCTTACAAAAAGAGGGAGGTAACAACATCGCTGCTTAGAACATAACAAAATAGCCAATGTACCGCACATTGTTGCCAACCAATCAAAGAGCCGAAACTGCACCATGAAACTTTGTTAGGATCCAAACATAGTGCCAAACAGGCATTGTGAATCCTTTATGCCCACTAGGTCGGCCATTACCGCGTCGCACACCCCCGGCGCACGGTATCGGCCGGCCTGGTCGGCCCAGGTCGTGTTTTTTTCCTGTTTGCTACTCTATCTGTTCCAAAATGTAAGACGTCTAAGGactcatcaaaatttaaaccttactaactttgaccaaatatttaggaaaaaacatatttacatctacaatatcaaatggacatattaagaaaataaaacttatggtgaatctattgatGTCGATTCAGTATTACAATATATTCATATTTTTTTGTATAAACTTGATCAAATTTTAAAAACCGTTTACTTTTGGTTGATCCTTAGAGGTCGTacattttgggatggagggagtattttgtattttgtatttcctttttcattttttttgtgttttcttttcttttttgttttgtttctatttttttactaaagatttaaataataattttaaaatgTGCATTTTTTAGAATGTCCAAATTTAACAAATATCTAAATATAAAATGTTcgtatttgaaaaatgttcaatctcaaaagtgttcaaattcgaaaaatattcaaataaaagaatgttcaaatttgataaatattcaaattcaaaaaagttCAAATCTAGAAAAAAATCTTAAAATATACAAATTTTAAAAACAATTAAAtctaaaaaattcaaattttaaaaCTGTTTATGTCCGTAAAATGCTCAATCTAAAAAATGTTAAATTTTGAAAATGGTCACAAAGATTAAAACAGAATGTTTTCAAAAAAATGTTCAATCCCAAAAATTGTTCAACCTCAGAAAATGTTCAATTTTTTTTTAGAATATACTCATATTGAAAATATTTaaatttttgaaaaaaatattCTGTTTCAAAAAcaaaatttgaaaacaatccaGATTTGGAAAAATatattcattttttttgaaaaaaatcaaATTTGACCATCCAGATTTGATAAAACCAGGGTTAAAAATATTCAACtttggaaaaaataaaaaatcgaaatagaaaagaaaaacgaaaaaatcgaaaaaagaaaaaagaaaaaaaagaaaagaaaagaaaagtgagAACGACTCGTGGGCCTGCCCGAAACACACCGCCTGGGGTATGCTTGATGGTGGAATTCCTatatgccgaccaggtcggcacctgcaccgcgccgcacacccccaCGCGCGGTGTGGGCCGGCCCTGTTAGGCGAATTTTCCCTATTTTTtctccttttccttttcttttctgttttcttttttttttcttttctttttttattttttgagtaTGATTTTCCCTATGTatgattttcaaattttgaacgaATTCAGTCCGAGCGGGCACCAAGATCGTGGGCCATGCCCAAAAACGTCTAGGGGTGTGCGGCACCTTGCGtgccaccgaccaggtcggtgtaaagCACCCCCGCCTGGGCCGCACGGGTCGGTGTATAGGCGCTCCCAACAGGCACACACACAGCATCCATTTCACCTCATACTGCATCCGGCGGGTTAAAAGTAGAAACTAGGAAATTTGGGTGCAAGCCTGTCTGCTTTGGAGTCACGAGCACCGCCGTTTTGGAGCCTGTCTGCTTTTGTCCAACTCGTCTTGTGGTCTTGGGCcgaaagcccggaagcccaactCTGCATCCTCTCCATCCCTCGTCACTCGTCAGTGCCAACCGGCGGCGGACTCCGCGACGCCGTCATCTCTCCTTCACCGACCACCTGCTCCCAACTCTCGACGGGACGGCTACCCGCCACCCTGTTCCCGCCATCCCTCCGCTTCGGGCCACAGATTACGCCGCTGCGTCTTGAGTCGCTGACGAGGGCCGACTCGGGAACCCTGGCCCGGCCGCCCTCTTCCAGTGCAGCCGCCCCTCGCCTCGTGCGCTCCCCGCCGGGAGCCGATCCTCTCCCTTTACCGTCGAGCTCTATCTAACCTGTAAGGTGGAGCAATTTCTGAGTAGTTCATTGGTTGTAGCCAAGTAGAAGAACTTTCTTGTCAGTACCTTcgtttttttaatattttttgctTGGGCGATGGTATTTTTGTGTGCCTAGCGCACGTAAAAGGTAAGGTGGAATAAGTGAAGCTTTCTTAGTGGATATCTGATGATCATAACCTATGTGTTCGCCAATTGCACAAGCACCTGGAATGTATGATTGCTTTCATCCTTTTTCTTTGATTTAGGTTCAGTGTATTTTTCCCTTGCTTGCATCTCAAACTGTCTTACATGCATTTTAAGTAGTAGTAGTTACAAATAGTAATCCTGCAGCAGTTCTATAGCAATAATTCATTTTCTTGCGAACCAGAATTATCTTTGGTTCAACCTTGACTGTGGGCTCTTGTTGTTAGTATCTTCATGTGCTCTGTATGTTTAAGAACTACCCGTTGCGCTTGCCCAACAATAAAATTTGATGCATGTTTTGCGCCATATGCCCTGCATTTCTGCATGATATATATGTTGGCACATGTATACATGCCCAGTTCATGTATGCCCTAGGATTTGTGCAtttctctttgtagaattataaACGAATGTTGAAGCTTCTTTTTTGTTATTTATCTCCCATTTTTTTTATCTCTGCAGGTATGTCCCATCGGTCAGACACGCCATCCTGCTCGGATGATTCCGATGACAGCACTACCATTGACCCAACCGGCTTATACACTATGGACGATTTCATTTCTGAACAAGGCATCTTCCACAGTTTGCTTGAGCAGATCAATGTGAAGATTCAGGCCAAAATCAAGCCTCAGCAAGCTAGTACATCTCGCCGTCGCTTTGCCAGtaggaagtacatagagagaaatCGTGAAGAGGGCCATGAACAACTCATAGCTGATTACTTTGCTGAGCATCCAATCTACACTGACAAACAATTCCGTACAAGGTACAGGATGAGGAGACCCCTCTTTCTACGTATAGTCCGTGCCTTGGGAGAGTGGTCCCCCTATTTCAGAGAAAGGAGAGATGCCCTTAATCGTCCAGGACTCACGCCTCTACAGAAGTGCACAGTAGGTATTCGTATGTTAGCATTGGGGTCCCCCTCTGGCATTACTGATAAATACATACAGATTGGTTTCAGCACAGTAATTCACTGTTTCGAGCagtttgtggaaggggtgattgaCATGTTTGGTGGAGAATACTTGCGGAGCCCCACTAGCGTGGATATGCAACGTCTACTACAAATGGGTGAGACCTGTGGGTTCCCTGGCATGTTGGGAAGCATTGGTTGTATGCGCTGGGAGTGGAAAAAATGCCCAGTTAAATGGGTGCGTCGTCTTACTCATAGTGATCACGGAGTCGTTAAAATCATCCTTGAAGCAGTTGCTTCACAAGACCTCTGGATATGGCATGCTTTCTTTGGTGCTGTTGGGTCTCAGAGTGACATGACCGTGCTGAATCAATCACAGTTGTTCACCGATATCTTGAAAGGTCAAGGTCCTGATGTGCAATTCACTGTCAACAGGAGGCAATACAGTATGGGTTACTATCTTGCTGACGGAATATACCCAGAATGGCCCGTCTTCATTAAGACAATACCCCTCCCTCAAACTGAAAAGGATCGATTATTTGCACAATATCAAGAAGGAGCAAGGAATGACGTCCAACGTGCATTTCGACTCCTAGAATCACGTTTTCCCATCGTGCACGGGCCAACaaaatattttccaaaggaaactCTAGGAAAAATCATGCAAGCTTGCATCATACTTCATAATATGACACTTGAGGATGAGAAAGATATGGCAAGTTTTTGTTTTGACTCGAATGAGACATCTGAGACATCGGTTGCTCCACTGTCAGACATGAACGATGGATCTGCTCATTATTTTGCTGATTTACTACAGAGAAATGCAACTATTTCTACAAAATCAACAGATAACCGACTCCGAAGAGACTTAATAGAGCATGTCTGGCAGCGCTTTGGGCCATTTGGCGAGAACTAAAACAACCAGTTCTAGTGTATGGTGAGTTACCTTGTCATCTACTTATtaatttcattgtcttccttcatTGGCCAAATTGAACATTTCAGTATTAGCACTTTTTATTATTCGAATCATATGTTTTGTAATTGTGTTGCTATGTACTAGAAGTTAATTAAGTATAGAGTATGTAACTTTTCTGTTTGTGTTGAGCTGTTGAAGCAAACCAGATTGAATTGTTCCTGCATTTTTTTTGGTATGTAGCTAAGCAAAGTGGGAAACCTTTCCTCCTTCCGAAGTAATTTAGGTCCTTTTGAGTTATAGAAAAAAAACATTGATTCAGAGCATATGAAATGATGCTATCTTGTTATTTCTGTTTTTGACCTTTGGAAGTGATTGGAAACCAAAATGTTTGGTGGCACCTGTTGGGTCTGTGTGTTATAAATTGTACTTGGCATCTATATGCAGATCTTCACAAGTAGAAGAGAAATTTAAGGTGCCTCTCTTGATAGTAATAACATTTTATATTTATGGTTTCGCCCCCATTTCCATATGTTACCAGGAACATTCAAAATTACCAACTGTGCATGAACATATAAGCTACTAATGAAGGCAGCAACTGATAGTATAAACCACTCTTTTGAAACATTGAACGTGAAGTTATATTTGTTACAGAGATTGCTCTTGTGAAAAAAAAGAGTAAATATACAGAGATTGCTGCAATTGTTGTTTGCAGATCTGAAGGGTACATATATATTCCTGAAATTGTATGTTATGATCTTATGATAACTAGGAAAAACTTACATTGGTTTCATCTTTTCATTATTGGATTTCTTTTTTCACGTAAAATGCAAAACATCTTGCGTCTCGTACTATTGAAAAAGAAGAAAGGGTAGTTTAGCCTCGAGGGCAGAGTACAACACGTGCCCGCAAAAGAAGATGTTAGTGAATGTACCAAACTGTTGGGATTATAACACGCATACCCAGCCCAATGACATGCTTGAGTGCCATTAAAGGTACAGTTGTTGCGGTTCTTCCATAACATCCACGAGGTAAGCAGCACGGTGCTTGTGATCCCCTTCCTGAACTTGGTAGTGTCCTGTCTGGCCTTGGGTCACcattcaattatggtatcataGTGTTAGGAGGGCTCCAAAAGGCCACAGGTGACGTTGGAATTAGTCTCCAGTTATCGTTCATGATATCTCTTACTACTATTCTACTAATATGTCCATTAGATTAGGCTTCATAACAATGCTTTGCTTTTTTTATTCATCTCCCATTTTTTATATCCTACAATTTGAAAGTTGAATTTTTTTTAAGTTGAATTATGGCGGTCTTCTCTGACAATCTATAGTCCTTGTTTGTAACGTGATATTTACTAAAGTTAGTGCATCCATTAGGAGTATTTCCTTTACAAAAAGTGTGTCATAGCGCAGACCTCATATCAATTCAAGAGTGAACACGCCTCATTCCAGTATTGCAATATTTGTGCATATCAGTTAGAACAACTCAAGAATGAACCATCTGCTGAAAGCTATCTTAATCTGTCATGCTTGAATGTGTTTTGCTTATTTTCAGGCTGTATTTGTAGGGAGTGCTCAGGCTTTGGCTATGCTCTCTATGGAATTGGAGTCCTAGAAATTTAGGACTGACTGTGCATACAAAGCAGCTGAATCAGCGGTTCCGGGATGATCAGAACCGATGTTGTGGTCCCATTGACTACCGAGATATTCCTCTGCTTATGTGCCTGGAGCCAACAAGAGATATATCTTTGATGTGCTGGTGCCTATTCAGACTCTTGATTAGATTTCTTTTTAGCTCCTCCTGAGGCCCTGCGCATTGTCCTCTTCTATGTGATCAGCAAGAGAGTAGCATGGCAGAAATCAACTAACCCGAGACTTTCTGTCCGTGTACCCGTCATATGTTCCTCCCGCAGCTGCCTGCTCTGTTCCTCTCTGATGCATCTCTGTCTCGTGGTAATCTTGCTTCAGGCTTCTTATTATTCCAAGAAACTTATAAGAATTGTGAGAGTCCATCTGTTGCACCAGGGTTTGTGGTGTGTCATCCACCTTTAGTAGCCCCATTATATGTTTTGTGATATTCTGCATAAAAGTGTGGACATAAGCACAACATCTATATATCATGCATGTGTCAGTTATTTGACTGATCTCGGCGAAGGATACTAATCAAATCACATGAACACTAACAGTAACTAGTGCGGATTTAGGAGGTTAATCTGATCCTTGTAGTCGATGAGGAGAGTGTGGTCTTGGCCCTGGGAACCTTCTTGGTTGTATGGTCGATCATCAGTGCTCTCTAAACTTATTTTGATCTCAGCAGAATGGAATGACTGAAAAAAGCAACCGTGCACTTGTGATATTGTACAGACTACAGATTATGATTAGTAATTTCTGTTTACCATTTATTTGTGGATGGAAGTGCAGCAAGTGCTCAAGACACCTTATGAACCGCAGTATTGAAAGAAACCGAGCTTACACTACCCACATCTGTAGTGTTATCTTGATTAAGTCTACTAGATTTTaaagtgcgccttggcgcacgatcccgtggaaCTCGTTTATGGGTGAAAAGGTGATAATAATTTTCCTAAACAAAATAACAAACATTTATTTAAGAGAATATATTATAGCAACTAACATTCATTG
This region of Lolium perenne isolate Kyuss_39 chromosome 2, Kyuss_2.0, whole genome shotgun sequence genomic DNA includes:
- the LOC127333188 gene encoding uncharacterized protein, with translation MSHRSDTPSCSDDSDDSTTIDPTGLYTMDDFISEQGIFHSLLEQINVKIQAKIKPQQASTSRRRFASRKYIERNREEGHEQLIADYFAEHPIYTDKQFRTRYRMRRPLFLRIVRALGEWSPYFRERRDALNRPGLTPLQKCTVGIRMLALGSPSGITDKYIQIGFSTVIHCFEQFVEGVIDMFGGEYLRSPTSVDMQRLLQMGETCGFPGMLGSIGCMRWEWKKCPVKWVRRLTHSDHGVVKIILEAVASQDLWIWHAFFGAVGSQSDMTVLNQSQLFTDILKGQGPDVQFTVNRRQYSMGYYLADGIYPEWPVFIKTIPLPQTEKDRLFAQYQEGARNDVQRAFRLLESRFPIVHGPTKYFPKETLGKIMQACIILHNMTLEDEKDMASFCFDSNETSETSVAPLSDMNDGSAHYFADLLQRNATISTKSTDNRLRRDLIEHVWQRFGPFGEN